In one Mucilaginibacter sp. PAMB04168 genomic region, the following are encoded:
- a CDS encoding LLM class flavin-dependent oxidoreductase, translating to MNNIRLSVLDQSPVRKGVSASQAVQETVELAKLTDTLGYTRFWVSEHHNTGSLAGSTPEVLIAHLAGQTQNLRLGSGGVMLPNHSALKVAENFRMLEAMFPGRIDLGMGRAPGTDRLTASVLNPSNQFREQDFVEQLMDLQNYFHDAAETGPVAAKIRAIPQVDTVPGMWLLSSSGQSSLFAAHFGMGFSFAHFINPVGGAQAVELYRSRFQPSPDQAQPEANVAIFAFCSEDEEKVMQHQAVMDYRFLQFEKGGGINPLAYEDVKDAVYTAQDQERIRMNRRRMIVGTPEKMKAQITRLAETYAVDEVIIITIAEDFDDRLQSYRLLSEQFNLVAQPSALAH from the coding sequence ATGAATAACATTCGTTTAAGCGTATTAGATCAATCGCCTGTGCGCAAAGGAGTAAGTGCCAGCCAGGCAGTGCAGGAAACCGTTGAACTGGCAAAGCTAACCGATACATTAGGCTATACCCGTTTTTGGGTATCCGAACACCATAATACCGGCAGCCTGGCCGGCTCTACCCCCGAGGTGTTGATAGCGCACCTGGCGGGACAAACACAGAACCTGCGCTTAGGCTCGGGCGGTGTGATGCTGCCTAACCACAGCGCCCTCAAGGTGGCCGAAAACTTCCGTATGCTCGAAGCTATGTTTCCGGGCCGTATAGATTTGGGCATGGGTCGCGCGCCGGGTACAGACAGGCTTACTGCTTCCGTACTCAACCCATCAAACCAGTTTAGGGAGCAAGACTTTGTGGAACAGTTGATGGATTTGCAAAACTATTTTCATGATGCCGCCGAAACCGGACCAGTGGCAGCCAAAATACGAGCTATACCACAGGTTGATACCGTGCCGGGCATGTGGCTGCTTAGTTCGAGCGGACAAAGCAGTTTGTTTGCTGCACATTTCGGCATGGGTTTTTCGTTTGCCCATTTTATTAACCCTGTAGGCGGTGCCCAGGCAGTAGAACTTTACCGTAGCCGTTTTCAGCCATCACCAGATCAGGCACAGCCAGAAGCCAATGTGGCCATCTTTGCTTTTTGCTCGGAGGATGAAGAAAAGGTAATGCAACACCAGGCGGTAATGGACTACCGTTTTCTGCAGTTTGAAAAAGGTGGTGGGATCAATCCATTAGCGTATGAAGATGTGAAGGATGCCGTATACACTGCGCAAGATCAGGAACGCATACGTATGAACCGCAGGCGCATGATAGTTGGCACTCCCGAAAAAATGAAAGCTCAAATTACCAGGCTGGCCGAAACCTATGCAGTTGATGAAGTAATTATTATTACCATTGCTGAAGATTTTGACGACCGTTTGCAATCATACAGACTATTATCAGAGCAGTTTAACCTTGTTGCACAACCCTCAGCTCTGGCACATTAA
- a CDS encoding ATP-binding protein codes for MKSLRMLNMVEEIEDYAILLLDVNGNIENWNKGAARIKGYSAEEVIGKSFSIFHTQADKAIKKPEMLISVARNKGQVVDEGWRVRKDGSRFWGRITIAAIHDEQRNVIGFTKITRDLTEKKLAAEATSQHMNQLEIKNQELEQFVYIASHDLQEPLLTISNFIELLKVEYGHLYDDDAQLYVDFIEDAAHRMRYLIKDLLDYSRIGKTKQTEYIDLNELLQHIVNDLDARISATGTQIICQDLPAVKGYRTELRQLFQNLITNAMKFSKKDVSPVIEIAGSRGNSGWEFMVKDNGIGIEPQHTEKIFLIFQRLHNRDEYPGNGIGLANCKKIAAMHNGDIRVESVPGQGSKFYFTVDL; via the coding sequence ATGAAGAGTCTCCGTATGCTTAATATGGTAGAGGAGATTGAAGATTATGCCATCTTACTTTTAGATGTAAACGGAAATATTGAGAACTGGAATAAAGGGGCAGCGCGCATTAAGGGATATAGTGCAGAAGAGGTTATTGGCAAGAGCTTCAGCATATTTCATACCCAGGCTGATAAGGCTATCAAAAAGCCCGAAATGCTCATTAGTGTTGCGCGTAACAAAGGCCAGGTTGTTGATGAAGGGTGGCGTGTGCGTAAAGATGGTTCCCGGTTTTGGGGAAGGATTACCATAGCTGCTATACACGACGAGCAGCGCAACGTAATTGGCTTTACCAAAATTACACGCGATTTAACAGAGAAAAAGCTGGCTGCCGAAGCTACAAGCCAGCATATGAATCAGCTGGAAATAAAAAATCAGGAACTGGAACAGTTTGTGTACATAGCATCACACGACTTACAGGAACCGCTTTTAACCATAAGTAATTTTATTGAGCTGCTAAAAGTAGAGTATGGTCATTTATACGATGACGATGCGCAATTGTATGTGGACTTTATTGAGGATGCGGCTCATCGGATGCGGTATCTGATTAAGGATTTGCTGGATTATTCACGTATTGGTAAAACCAAGCAAACAGAGTACATTGATTTAAACGAGCTGTTGCAACATATTGTTAATGATTTGGACGCTCGTATTTCGGCTACCGGCACGCAAATCATTTGCCAGGATCTGCCTGCTGTAAAAGGGTACCGTACAGAGTTGAGACAGCTTTTTCAGAACCTGATTACCAATGCTATGAAGTTTTCGAAAAAAGACGTAAGTCCGGTTATCGAAATTGCAGGCAGCCGGGGCAACAGCGGTTGGGAGTTTATGGTTAAGGACAATGGCATTGGCATTGAGCCCCAACATACGGAAAAGATCTTTCTGATATTTCAGCGGTTGCATAACCGTGATGAATACCCGGGTAACGGTATAGGCTTGGCTAATTGTAAGAAAATAGCGGCTATGCATAATGGTGATATCCGGGTAGAATCGGTACCAGGCCAAGGAAGCAAGTTTTATTTTACGGTAGATTTATAA
- a CDS encoding response regulator, translated as MTKIKDLDCVLLIDDDRPTNFLHKKVIEKTGLEVDVQALTSASDALEFLTCTGKYAGTTPVNHPGIIFLDINMPGMNGWEFMDAYRELSESQKARIVVIMLTTSLNADDRERAMQDKDIATFYHKPLRSQTVLDLVNQYFPSSN; from the coding sequence ATGACAAAAATTAAGGATCTGGATTGTGTGCTGTTGATTGATGATGACAGACCTACAAACTTTCTGCACAAGAAGGTAATTGAAAAAACCGGTTTGGAAGTGGATGTGCAAGCCCTGACTTCGGCGAGTGATGCGCTTGAGTTTTTAACTTGCACCGGTAAATATGCCGGCACAACACCAGTGAACCACCCGGGTATCATTTTTTTGGACATAAACATGCCAGGTATGAATGGCTGGGAATTTATGGATGCTTACCGCGAGTTGAGCGAAAGCCAAAAGGCCCGTATAGTTGTTATCATGCTAACCACCTCGTTAAATGCTGATGACCGCGAACGCGCTATGCAGGATAAAGATATTGCCACGTTTTATCATAAGCCACTCCGTTCGCAAACGGTGTTGGATTTAGTAAACCAATATTTTCCAAGCAGTAATTAA
- the rplM gene encoding 50S ribosomal protein L13: MNTLSYKTVSANKKTVNKQWVVVDAQGEILGRLTSRIAAIIRGKHKPGFTPNVDCGDNVIVINADKVKLTGNKFADKQYVSYTGYPGGQRFISPKELMAKFPERIIEKAVRGMLPKNRLGRAIYGNLHVYAGAEHPHAAQNPTTINF; this comes from the coding sequence GTGAATACGTTAAGTTACAAAACTGTCTCAGCCAACAAAAAGACCGTTAACAAACAATGGGTAGTTGTTGACGCACAAGGCGAGATTTTGGGGCGCTTGACCTCTAGGATTGCTGCAATCATCAGAGGTAAACACAAACCAGGCTTCACTCCAAACGTAGACTGCGGTGATAACGTGATCGTTATTAACGCAGACAAGGTAAAACTGACCGGAAACAAATTTGCCGACAAGCAATACGTTTCTTACACTGGTTATCCAGGTGGTCAGCGTTTCATTTCTCCTAAGGAGTTAATGGCTAAATTCCCCGAGCGCATAATTGAAAAAGCCGTTCGTGGTATGTTACCTAAAAATCGTTTGGGCCGTGCAATCTATGGTAACCTGCATGTATATGCCGGTGCCGAGCATCCTCATGCCGCACAAAACCCTACAACCATTAACTTTTAA
- the rpsI gene encoding 30S ribosomal protein S9 gives MPTTNTSGRRKTAVARVYLNDGSGALTVNGKDYKEYFPTLPLQYVATQSLLVSGSSDKFDIIANVAGGGVKGQAEAVRLAIAKAIVELDAEKKPALRAKGLMTRDPRMVERKKPGRRKARRRFQFSKR, from the coding sequence ATGCCAACAACTAACACTTCAGGCAGAAGAAAAACAGCTGTTGCCCGCGTTTACTTAAACGATGGTAGCGGCGCCCTTACCGTTAACGGTAAAGATTACAAAGAGTATTTCCCAACCTTGCCATTGCAATACGTTGCAACCCAGTCTTTACTGGTATCTGGTTCAAGTGATAAATTTGACATCATTGCAAACGTTGCAGGTGGTGGCGTAAAAGGACAGGCTGAGGCCGTTCGTTTAGCTATCGCTAAAGCTATTGTTGAACTTGATGCTGAAAAGAAACCTGCATTGCGCGCCAAAGGTTTAATGACCCGTGACCCACGTATGGTGGAGCGTAAAAAACCAGGTCGTCGTAAAGCACGCAGAAGATTCCAATTCAGTAAACGTTAA
- the rpsB gene encoding 30S ribosomal protein S2: protein MARTTYQDLLDAGVHFGHLTRKWDPKMAQYIFMERNGIHIIDLNKTLTKVEEAAAAIKQIVKSGRKVLFVATKKQAKDIVADYAKSVNMPFVTERWLGGMLTNFATVRKSIKKMSNIDKLTKDGTYSNLSKKERLMIQRERIKLETLLGGISDLNRLPAALFLIDVKKEHIAVSEALKLNIPTFAMVDTNSDPSNIDFPIPANDDATKSISLVTGIIIQAIQEGLDERKREKDDEAEKEGAAAKAKADGGEATEGGRRSRRGAVTAETDAVEAAATTEAPDNVADSSGSEGHGA, encoded by the coding sequence ATGGCAAGAACAACATATCAGGATTTACTGGATGCAGGTGTACACTTTGGTCACCTTACCCGCAAATGGGATCCGAAAATGGCGCAGTACATTTTCATGGAGCGCAACGGTATCCACATTATCGATTTAAATAAAACCTTAACCAAGGTTGAAGAGGCAGCTGCCGCTATAAAACAAATTGTAAAATCAGGCCGCAAGGTTTTGTTTGTTGCTACCAAGAAACAAGCAAAAGACATTGTAGCTGATTATGCAAAATCAGTAAACATGCCTTTCGTAACCGAGCGTTGGTTAGGTGGTATGTTAACTAACTTTGCTACCGTACGCAAGTCAATCAAAAAGATGTCAAACATCGATAAACTGACTAAAGACGGTACTTACAGCAACCTTTCTAAAAAAGAGCGTCTGATGATTCAGCGTGAGCGTATCAAACTGGAAACTTTATTAGGCGGTATTTCTGACCTGAACCGTTTACCTGCTGCGCTTTTCCTGATCGACGTTAAGAAAGAGCACATTGCTGTATCTGAGGCATTAAAGTTGAACATCCCAACCTTTGCAATGGTGGATACTAACTCTGATCCTTCAAACATCGATTTCCCTATCCCGGCTAACGATGATGCTACTAAATCAATTTCATTGGTTACCGGTATCATCATCCAGGCTATTCAGGAAGGTTTAGACGAGCGTAAACGTGAAAAAGATGACGAGGCTGAAAAAGAAGGTGCAGCAGCGAAAGCAAAAGCTGATGGTGGCGAAGCTACTGAAGGCGGTCGCCGTAGCAGAAGAGGTGCAGTAACAGCTGAAACTGATGCTGTAGAAGCAGCAGCTACCACTGAGGCGCCGGATAACGTTGCTGACAGTTCTGGCAGCGAAGGCCACGGAGCATAA
- the tsf gene encoding translation elongation factor Ts, with the protein MSTVQISASDVNKLRQQTGAGMMDCKKALTETNGDFEAAIDYLRKKGAKVAASRQDRESNEGVVIARTSEDGKKGVIVELNCETDFVAKNAEFIAFANAIANVAVQALPATAEEVNALEIDTEVGRVTVGEAITTMTGKIGEKIGVSKYAVLEGEKIVAYIHGNFRLGVLVGLSGNPAGADEAGKDVAMQIAAMNPVALDKGDVDATTVERELAIAKDQIRAEGKPEEMVEKIAAGKLNKFYKDSTLLNQDFVKDSSKSVAQFLNTVDKGLTVTAFKRVALGA; encoded by the coding sequence ATGTCTACAGTACAAATTTCTGCATCAGACGTAAATAAACTGCGCCAGCAAACTGGTGCCGGTATGATGGACTGCAAAAAAGCGTTAACCGAAACTAACGGTGATTTTGAAGCAGCTATTGACTATTTGAGAAAAAAAGGCGCTAAAGTAGCCGCCAGCCGTCAGGACAGAGAATCAAACGAAGGCGTGGTTATTGCCCGTACTTCTGAAGATGGCAAAAAAGGTGTTATTGTTGAGCTAAACTGCGAAACTGACTTTGTTGCTAAAAACGCTGAGTTTATCGCTTTTGCTAACGCTATTGCTAACGTTGCTGTACAAGCCCTGCCTGCTACTGCCGAAGAAGTAAACGCTTTAGAGATTGATACCGAAGTTGGCCGTGTAACTGTTGGCGAAGCCATCACTACCATGACCGGTAAAATCGGCGAAAAAATCGGTGTATCTAAATATGCTGTTTTAGAAGGCGAAAAAATTGTTGCTTACATTCACGGTAACTTCCGTTTAGGTGTATTAGTAGGCTTAAGCGGCAATCCTGCCGGTGCCGATGAGGCTGGTAAAGACGTAGCTATGCAAATTGCTGCCATGAACCCAGTTGCTTTAGATAAAGGCGATGTTGACGCTACTACTGTAGAGCGCGAATTAGCAATTGCTAAAGATCAGATCCGTGCAGAAGGCAAACCAGAAGAAATGGTTGAAAAAATTGCTGCCGGTAAACTGAACAAGTTCTACAAAGACTCAACCCTGTTAAACCAGGACTTTGTGAAAGATTCATCAAAAAGCGTTGCTCAGTTTCTGAACACCGTTGATAAAGGCTTAACGGTTACTGCATTTAAGCGAGTAGCTTTAGGAGCTTAA
- the nagA gene encoding N-acetylglucosamine-6-phosphate deacetylase, with amino-acid sequence MLTALYNTIIVSNGNLTAGKAVILKAGKIDAIVNEAEIPADAERINLNLALLAPGLIDLQIYGAGGSLFGGLPSTQALQQMETTLLQQGCTGFLATVATNSDEVVLKAIAAAKAYRSKSIGNFLGLHLEGPYLNAARKGAHPAKYIKKATLNEVKHWIELANGEIKMITLAPELQDQEVIDYLHQQNIILSSGHSDATYVQGKAFLNKPVQAVTHLYNAMPPMHHREPGIIPAIFEERPYTSIVADGIHVNFTMIALAKRQLGNKLFLITDAVTEATEGTYQHQFTGDRYTMPDGTLSGSALTMLNAVKNCVNKVGIDMPEAINMATLYPAQLAALTSKGKVEAGYDADLIIFDPEFNFLSSVLNGTLHHTNKINPII; translated from the coding sequence ATGTTAACGGCTTTATACAATACCATTATTGTATCCAACGGTAACCTTACCGCAGGCAAAGCTGTTATTCTAAAAGCAGGCAAGATTGACGCCATCGTAAACGAAGCCGAAATTCCTGCTGATGCCGAGCGCATTAATTTAAATCTGGCTCTTCTTGCCCCCGGACTTATTGACCTGCAGATATACGGTGCAGGTGGCTCCCTTTTTGGCGGCCTTCCCAGTACTCAGGCCTTGCAGCAAATGGAAACCACCTTACTGCAACAGGGCTGTACCGGCTTTTTAGCTACCGTAGCTACCAATAGTGATGAGGTTGTGCTAAAGGCCATTGCAGCAGCAAAAGCCTACCGCTCCAAAAGTATAGGTAATTTTTTAGGCTTACACCTTGAAGGCCCTTACCTAAACGCAGCACGCAAAGGCGCACACCCGGCTAAGTACATTAAAAAGGCTACGCTTAATGAGGTAAAACATTGGATTGAACTTGCCAACGGCGAAATTAAAATGATAACCCTTGCACCCGAGTTACAGGACCAGGAAGTAATTGATTACCTGCACCAGCAAAATATCATTCTGTCATCAGGCCATAGTGACGCTACCTATGTACAAGGCAAGGCATTTTTAAATAAGCCGGTACAAGCGGTAACCCATTTGTACAATGCTATGCCGCCCATGCACCATCGCGAGCCGGGTATCATTCCGGCTATATTTGAAGAACGGCCTTACACCAGTATAGTGGCCGACGGCATCCATGTAAATTTTACCATGATAGCCCTGGCCAAGCGCCAGCTGGGCAATAAGCTTTTTTTGATTACCGATGCCGTTACAGAGGCTACCGAAGGCACTTATCAGCACCAATTTACCGGCGACCGGTATACAATGCCTGATGGTACCCTGTCGGGATCAGCACTAACGATGTTGAATGCCGTCAAAAACTGTGTAAACAAAGTTGGCATAGATATGCCTGAGGCTATCAACATGGCTACGTTATACCCCGCACAACTGGCAGCGCTAACAAGCAAAGGCAAAGTTGAGGCCGGATATGACGCAGATTTAATTATTTTTGACCCGGAATTTAATTTTTTATCATCAGTTCTGAACGGTACACTACACCATACAAATAAAATCAACCCCATAATATAA
- the pyrH gene encoding UMP kinase, with amino-acid sequence MKYNRVLLKLSGESLMGERQYGIDNNRVLQYAHDIKSVSDAGIEIAIVVGGGNIFRGLSAEKSGMERAQADYMGMLATVINCMALQSALEGIGVDTRLQSAIKMEQICEPYIRRRAMSHLETGKIVIFGAGTGNPYFTTDTAASLRAIEIKADVVLKGTRVDGIYTADPEKDPTATRYDEVSFQEVYNKGLNVMDMTAFTLCQENNLPIIVFDMNKPGNFMKIAQGEQVGTLVR; translated from the coding sequence ATGAAATATAACAGAGTATTACTGAAGCTAAGCGGCGAATCTTTAATGGGTGAGCGGCAATATGGTATTGATAATAACCGTGTATTGCAGTATGCACATGACATAAAAAGTGTGAGCGATGCTGGTATAGAAATTGCCATCGTAGTAGGCGGAGGTAACATTTTTAGAGGTTTAAGCGCCGAAAAATCGGGCATGGAGCGTGCGCAGGCCGATTATATGGGCATGCTGGCCACTGTAATTAACTGCATGGCCCTGCAAAGCGCCCTGGAAGGTATCGGTGTTGATACCCGTTTGCAATCGGCCATTAAAATGGAGCAGATATGTGAGCCTTACATCCGCCGTCGGGCCATGTCACACCTGGAGACAGGCAAAATTGTGATTTTTGGTGCCGGTACCGGTAACCCCTACTTTACAACCGATACGGCAGCATCATTACGCGCTATCGAAATTAAAGCCGACGTAGTATTAAAAGGTACTCGTGTGGATGGCATTTATACCGCCGACCCGGAGAAAGACCCCACCGCTACGCGTTACGATGAAGTGAGCTTCCAGGAAGTATACAATAAAGGCTTGAATGTAATGGACATGACCGCCTTTACCCTTTGCCAGGAAAATAACCTGCCTATCATCGTGTTTGATATGAACAAGCCCGGCAACTTCATGAAAATAGCCCAGGGCGAACAAGTTGGAACTCTGGTAAGATAA
- the frr gene encoding ribosome recycling factor yields MSELIKKQLNDAKALMDKAIDHADNELSKIRAGKASPSMLDGITVDYYGTPTPLSQVGSVNTPDARTLVIQPWEKTLLGPIEKAIKESSLGLNPQNDGVIIRINVPPLTEERRRELVKKLKGEAEFGKVAIRNIRKDINDKIKKLKSEGVSEDEIKTGEGEVQKLVDTYIIKVDQLSEAKEKDIMTV; encoded by the coding sequence ATGAGCGAACTCATTAAAAAGCAACTGAATGACGCTAAGGCTTTGATGGATAAAGCAATTGATCATGCTGATAACGAGCTATCTAAAATACGTGCTGGCAAAGCAAGCCCAAGCATGCTTGATGGTATTACGGTTGATTATTATGGTACGCCAACTCCTTTAAGTCAGGTAGGTAGCGTAAATACACCTGATGCCCGTACGCTGGTTATACAGCCTTGGGAAAAAACACTGTTAGGTCCCATAGAAAAGGCAATCAAAGAATCAAGTTTGGGTTTAAATCCACAGAACGACGGTGTGATTATCCGCATCAACGTACCGCCGCTAACCGAAGAGCGTCGTCGTGAGTTGGTTAAGAAATTAAAAGGCGAGGCCGAATTTGGCAAGGTAGCCATCCGTAATATCCGTAAAGATATCAACGATAAAATTAAGAAGCTTAAATCGGAAGGTGTTTCGGAAGACGAAATTAAAACCGGCGAAGGCGAAGTCCAGAAATTGGTTGACACCTATATCATTAAGGTTGACCAGTTATCTGAAGCCAAAGAAAAAGACATCATGACGGTTTAA
- a CDS encoding ABC transporter ATP-binding protein gives MKILLSYLTRYRLVVLLALLLAAFNIGFSLLDPYITGRIVDRFIEKKNTLTHDQFVWGVLTWVGLAVGAAMVSRIAKNFQDYFTNIITQKVGANMYADGLKHSLELPYQVFEDQRSGETLGILQKVRLDSEKFITSFISVLFVSLVGMVFVIVYSFNVSYKVTLVYFCAIPVIAFVSTALSKRIKNIQRKIVGETTALAGSTTESLRNIELVKSLGLVSQEIERLNKTTYKILDLELKKVKYVRSMSFVQGTTVNLVRSIMIVVLLLLIFKGTISAGQYFTFLFYSFFLFNPLQELGNVILSWREAQISLANFERIISTPVDKKPEKPVMLEKVQDLTFFNVSFKHLTANRNALNHISFDVRTGSTIAFVGPSGSGKTTLVKLLVGLYQPLQGDVLYNGVLSKEIDLDRLREKIGFVTQDTQLFSGTIRENLQFVRPGATDEECMHVLHRAACQSLLARADKGLDTVIGEGGVKVSGGEKQRLSIARALLRRPDILVFDEATSALDSLTEEEITETIKDVSEDQDHITILIAHRLSTIMHADKIYVLEKGNIIEEGKHIDLITQKGLYYAMWRQQIGEKHTIDA, from the coding sequence ATGAAAATACTTTTGTCATACTTAACCAGATATCGCCTGGTTGTGCTGCTGGCCCTGTTGCTGGCTGCTTTCAATATCGGTTTCTCCCTGCTCGATCCTTACATAACCGGTCGTATTGTAGACCGTTTCATCGAAAAGAAAAATACCCTTACACATGATCAGTTTGTGTGGGGTGTGCTGACGTGGGTTGGTTTGGCCGTTGGTGCAGCCATGGTGTCGCGTATAGCCAAAAACTTTCAGGATTACTTTACCAACATTATTACCCAAAAGGTAGGCGCCAACATGTATGCTGATGGGTTAAAGCACTCGTTGGAATTGCCTTACCAGGTATTTGAAGATCAGCGCAGTGGTGAAACGCTGGGCATACTGCAAAAAGTGCGGCTGGATAGCGAAAAGTTTATTACTTCCTTTATCAGCGTGTTATTTGTGAGCTTAGTGGGTATGGTGTTTGTTATTGTGTATTCTTTTAACGTAAGTTATAAAGTAACGCTGGTTTATTTCTGTGCCATACCGGTAATTGCATTTGTGAGCACCGCGCTAAGTAAGCGCATCAAAAATATACAACGTAAAATAGTGGGCGAAACCACAGCTTTGGCCGGTTCAACCACAGAGTCGTTAAGGAATATTGAGTTGGTAAAAAGCCTGGGCCTGGTTAGCCAGGAAATTGAAAGGCTAAATAAAACTACCTACAAGATACTCGATCTTGAACTGAAAAAAGTAAAGTATGTGCGCAGCATGAGCTTTGTACAGGGCACCACGGTTAACCTGGTACGCAGTATCATGATTGTTGTATTGTTATTGCTCATTTTTAAAGGGACCATTTCGGCAGGGCAGTATTTTACATTCCTGTTTTACTCGTTCTTTTTGTTCAACCCTCTGCAGGAACTGGGCAACGTGATCTTGTCATGGCGCGAGGCACAAATATCGCTGGCTAATTTTGAACGTATTATTAGCACTCCAGTAGATAAAAAGCCTGAAAAACCGGTAATGCTCGAAAAGGTGCAAGATTTAACCTTTTTCAACGTTAGCTTTAAACACTTAACGGCTAACCGTAATGCACTTAATCATATAAGCTTTGATGTAAGAACCGGCAGTACCATTGCTTTTGTTGGTCCATCAGGTTCGGGCAAAACCACTTTGGTTAAGCTGCTTGTGGGGCTTTATCAGCCTTTACAGGGCGATGTATTGTACAACGGTGTGCTTAGCAAAGAAATTGATCTGGACCGCCTGCGCGAGAAGATTGGCTTTGTAACCCAGGATACACAGCTCTTTTCGGGAACCATCCGTGAGAACCTGCAATTTGTGCGCCCCGGCGCTACTGATGAGGAATGCATGCACGTATTGCACCGCGCGGCCTGTCAAAGCTTGCTGGCCCGTGCAGATAAGGGTTTAGATACTGTAATTGGCGAAGGCGGCGTAAAAGTGTCAGGTGGCGAGAAGCAACGCCTGTCTATTGCACGCGCTCTACTACGCCGGCCCGATATACTCGTGTTTGATGAGGCTACATCAGCGTTAGATTCTTTAACCGAAGAAGAGATCACTGAAACTATTAAAGACGTTTCAGAAGATCAGGATCACATTACCATATTAATTGCCCACCGCTTAAGCACCATTATGCATGCTGATAAGATTTATGTGCTCGAAAAAGGCAACATTATTGAAGAGGGCAAGCATATCGATCTGATTACCCAAAAGGGCTTGTATTACGCCATGTGGAGGCAGCAAATAGGAGAGAAGCACACAATAGACGCTTAA
- a CDS encoding prohibitin family protein, which translates to MILIFLGVLILVAGTVLKRSASAGSRYGGVATTVGIVVIVLGIILSAFKTIPPGKAGVQTLFGKVQNNVLESGLHVINPLVDVTPFNIQTQNYTMSAIHSEGDVSGDDAIRVLCSDGLEVTIDLSVLFRVDKNKAPFIYQNIGVDYIDKIVRPVARTAIRDNAVNYQAVDLYSTKRDEFQSRIYKYIASNFAKNGMELQQILVRNISLPASVKASIESKINAEQEAQKMQFVLQKERQEAERKRVEAQGIADYQRILSTGLSDKQLQYESIKAQKEIALSQNAKVIIMGNGKTPVIFRKPIGLEPRLGCHQMYDQFLTYGPKHKFYCHRVQLQAYGIASLTSTPKQIATSLELSTMIRQIMLLMHPTLSNGYQLLKPSLLSGKGN; encoded by the coding sequence ATGATACTCATTTTCCTGGGTGTTTTAATTTTAGTGGCAGGTACCGTTTTAAAACGTTCGGCCTCGGCAGGCAGCCGTTATGGCGGCGTGGCTACTACTGTAGGTATAGTAGTTATAGTGCTGGGCATAATACTGTCGGCATTTAAAACGATACCGCCCGGGAAAGCAGGTGTGCAAACCCTTTTTGGTAAAGTGCAAAACAACGTACTCGAAAGCGGTTTGCATGTCATCAATCCGCTGGTTGACGTTACGCCATTCAACATCCAAACCCAAAACTACACCATGAGCGCCATACACAGTGAGGGCGACGTATCTGGCGACGATGCCATTCGGGTGTTATGCTCTGACGGTTTGGAAGTAACCATCGATCTTTCGGTGTTATTCAGGGTTGATAAAAACAAAGCTCCTTTCATTTACCAAAACATTGGAGTTGATTATATTGATAAAATTGTGCGCCCGGTGGCCCGCACCGCCATACGCGATAACGCTGTAAATTACCAGGCAGTAGATTTGTACTCCACCAAGCGCGACGAATTCCAGAGCCGTATTTATAAGTATATAGCCAGCAACTTTGCCAAAAATGGCATGGAATTACAGCAAATATTAGTGCGTAACATCAGTTTGCCAGCTTCGGTAAAAGCCAGTATCGAATCAAAAATTAACGCGGAACAGGAAGCTCAAAAAATGCAGTTCGTACTACAGAAAGAGCGGCAGGAAGCTGAGCGCAAGCGCGTAGAAGCCCAGGGCATTGCCGATTACCAGCGCATTCTCTCTACCGGCCTATCCGACAAGCAGCTGCAATACGAAAGTATAAAAGCGCAAAAAGAAATTGCCCTGTCGCAAAATGCCAAGGTGATTATTATGGGCAATGGCAAAACGCCGGTCATATTTAGGAAACCAATAGGTTTGGAGCCAAGATTAGGGTGTCACCAGATGTACGACCAATTTTTAACTTACGGGCCTAAGCATAAGTTTTATTGTCATCGGGTGCAACTGCAAGCCTATGGCATTGCATCTCTTACCAGTACCCCTAAACAGATTGCCACATCACTGGAGCTTTCTACAATGATAAGACAGATAATGCTACTTATGCATCCAACTTTAAGCAATGGATACCAATTGCTTAAACCGTCTCTTTTGAGCGGTAAAGGAAATTAA